A portion of the Gemmatimonas sp. genome contains these proteins:
- the murJ gene encoding murein biosynthesis integral membrane protein MurJ, whose protein sequence is MSEGTGGRAAFVVGAGILISRVVGLLRNTAFAYFFGAGAASDAYNAAFRIPNAVRNLLGEGTLSAAFVPVYSRLLGSGDEAAARALANAVLGLLFVAVSALTLIGVAAAPWLTAALAAGFDEPTRQLATQLTRVLFPMTGVMVLSGWCLGIQNSHRRFFWSYASAAMWSVAQIALLLVGGPRAADAAQLAVWLAWATLAGALLQVAVQMPEVLRLMGAVRPSLDATNASVRQVLRNLVPVITALGVVQISGFVDLQIASFLPTGATTTITYANTLALLPVSLFGVSVAAASLPEFSRDTASAAQEALRERLRGGWQRILFYVVPSAALFLALGDYCVGVLYRAGRFGAAEQQAVYAVLAGYALGLVSFGSVKLFGSAYYALQDYRTPLRASVISIVVSAIAAISMTLPLRSSSLAAAGIAVGSALGSYVNLGLLARGLRRRLGPLYTPAMWKGTRRIMLASLVAVVAGSGARLLHQHFAPEWHVRVAAFPVLGVFGASYLLAAWWMGSAEAARWLRRRPRHADSPSAGA, encoded by the coding sequence ATGAGCGAGGGCACGGGCGGACGCGCAGCGTTCGTCGTCGGGGCCGGCATCCTCATCAGCCGCGTCGTCGGTCTCCTGCGCAATACGGCGTTTGCCTATTTCTTCGGAGCGGGCGCCGCGTCCGACGCCTACAACGCCGCGTTCCGCATACCGAATGCGGTGCGCAATCTGCTGGGCGAAGGGACCCTGTCGGCGGCCTTCGTCCCTGTCTACAGCAGGCTGCTCGGCTCCGGTGATGAGGCGGCTGCTCGCGCACTGGCCAACGCCGTGCTCGGTCTGCTCTTCGTTGCCGTCAGTGCCCTCACCCTCATCGGTGTGGCCGCCGCACCATGGCTTACCGCCGCGCTGGCAGCGGGTTTCGACGAGCCTACGCGGCAACTCGCCACGCAGCTGACCCGTGTGTTGTTCCCAATGACCGGAGTCATGGTGCTCAGCGGGTGGTGCCTCGGCATCCAGAATTCGCATCGGCGGTTCTTCTGGAGCTACGCGAGTGCCGCCATGTGGTCCGTGGCACAGATCGCGCTGCTGCTCGTGGGAGGGCCGCGTGCGGCCGATGCGGCCCAACTGGCGGTGTGGCTGGCGTGGGCAACGCTCGCTGGTGCGCTGCTGCAGGTGGCGGTGCAAATGCCGGAGGTCCTGCGTCTGATGGGAGCCGTGCGGCCGTCGCTCGATGCGACCAACGCGAGCGTCCGTCAGGTGCTGCGCAATCTGGTGCCCGTGATAACGGCGCTGGGAGTCGTGCAGATCTCGGGGTTCGTCGATCTGCAGATCGCCTCCTTCCTGCCAACCGGCGCCACGACCACCATCACCTACGCCAACACGCTCGCCCTGCTGCCTGTCTCCCTCTTCGGCGTGTCCGTGGCCGCTGCCTCCCTACCGGAGTTCTCCCGTGACACCGCGAGCGCGGCGCAGGAGGCACTCCGCGAACGACTCCGGGGCGGGTGGCAGCGCATCCTCTTCTACGTGGTCCCCAGCGCCGCGCTGTTCCTTGCCCTGGGTGACTATTGCGTGGGGGTGCTGTACCGCGCCGGGCGCTTTGGTGCGGCCGAGCAACAGGCGGTGTATGCCGTCCTCGCTGGCTACGCGCTGGGGCTGGTGAGCTTTGGCTCCGTCAAGCTGTTCGGCTCGGCGTACTATGCGCTGCAGGACTATCGGACACCGTTACGGGCGTCGGTGATCAGCATCGTGGTGTCGGCGATTGCCGCCATCAGCATGACGCTTCCGCTGCGCAGTTCGTCGCTCGCCGCGGCCGGCATTGCCGTGGGATCGGCGCTCGGATCGTACGTGAACCTCGGGCTGCTGGCGCGCGGGTTGCGGCGCCGCCTGGGCCCGCTGTACACCCCGGCCATGTGGAAGGGTACCCGGCGCATCATGCTGGCTTCCCTCGTGGCAGTCGTGGCCGGTAGTGGGGCACGGCTGCTGCATCAGCACTTCGCGCCCGAGTGGCATGTGCGCGTGGCCGCGTTCCCGGTACTCGGTGTATTCGGCGCGTCCTATCTCCTCGCCGCATGGTGGATGGGATCGGCCGAAGCCGCGCGATGGTTGCGTCGTCGCCCGCGGCACGCGGACTCACCCTCGGCGGGAGCATGA